TGTAAGTGCATCTGAAGTCTTTGGAGTGTCCCGTGGCTGCCAACTGCGACGTCTGCGGCAAGGGGCCGGGCTTCGGCAACAACATTTCGCACTCGCACCGCCGTACGTCTCGTCGCTGGAACCCGAACATCCAGCGTGTGCGTGCCGTGGTCGGTCGGACGCCGAAGCGGCTCAACGTCTGCACCTCGTGCATCAAGGCCGGCAAGGTCTCGCGCTAATACCGACCTCGACGTCGTAGCGCAGCCCCTGCGGTTGCCTTGAAAAGCCGGTTCACCTCGGTGAACCGGCTTTTTGCCATGCTTTTTTTCCGTATCCGGACGGCCGCGATGCAGCCCCCGGGCCCGCTGAACGCGACAAGGCCCGTCCCCCGGTCCTGAGGATCGGGGGACGGGCCT
The nucleotide sequence above comes from Streptomyces clavuligerus. Encoded proteins:
- the rpmB gene encoding 50S ribosomal protein L28, with the protein product MAANCDVCGKGPGFGNNISHSHRRTSRRWNPNIQRVRAVVGRTPKRLNVCTSCIKAGKVSR